The proteins below come from a single Mesobacillus jeotgali genomic window:
- a CDS encoding M14 family metallopeptidase → MRKRKKLMQGFVMATAISALGFSTFYPGLSGSGVTGAQQLEGNLILPDESPSIVQLEVPDKEAMEKLVELGIDLTHRVHQHGDGLEVDVVVTPSEIKELAKYGIKVKDTLITEAQWNQRTAERNAAAQQESSIASAEDTLKVLRANHYTNQSDTFLYVEAKTSAGESASTVLTASWVENGVEKSATMQRFVDLGEYMYHWFELPVTAVPDSVTITSSLGGTASSPVSEWLGEDKKGSPEKHYVKDFVDHYMDPYELYERAEKLEKEFPDLVEIIEMPNKTNGYRRLAQATMGTTNSSAVVVSSKAWGHEGGNDITVQFKNPQQANHPLTVAAEGNNLVVELGTDSSGNVISTASQVAAALNAEADELVTASTYRGNAGSGTVEPNTAQLTDGLNAPDHISREPQTVKAIRIGKHRDGSKPGVLGYAQEHAREWVTPLVTIETAERLLRNYAHDGETKQLVNNLDIFLVPSVNPDGATYSFYDYNWQRKNMTNHCGPELSDPGARHAWGVDLNRNHSVGSVFDGFVGATSTNCTSSVYAGPEEHSEPESKNLVWLADQNPNIKFAMNIHSYGGYFMWSPGSYDPDRVTLPRPTAGQEAFYWAASNEILNDIQDHRGTVILPSRTGPIPDVLYSAAGNSADYLWYEKGIYAWNFEVGADLWDADAKRWRSVGFQPPFEEGHEEAMEFANGLIGLIKVAYSQSKDKQPPSTKVVTENNAAGPVEVTFETSEAATIYYTLDGSRPNFESPHLRLAGTREPAETLTIDETTTINWFAVDAAGNIEKNYNPFSNSNNFNSVKITIK, encoded by the coding sequence ATGAGGAAAAGAAAGAAGCTTATGCAAGGGTTCGTCATGGCAACAGCGATCAGTGCTCTGGGTTTTTCTACCTTTTATCCAGGGTTGAGCGGTTCCGGTGTAACGGGAGCGCAGCAGTTGGAAGGGAATTTGATTCTCCCTGATGAATCGCCTTCCATTGTTCAATTGGAAGTCCCGGACAAAGAGGCAATGGAGAAACTCGTTGAACTGGGAATTGATTTGACGCACAGAGTGCATCAGCATGGTGATGGACTTGAGGTCGATGTCGTTGTCACTCCTTCGGAAATCAAAGAGCTCGCAAAATACGGCATTAAAGTAAAGGATACGCTTATTACCGAAGCTCAATGGAACCAAAGAACCGCGGAAAGAAATGCTGCGGCACAGCAGGAATCCAGTATCGCTTCAGCAGAGGATACGCTTAAAGTCCTGCGGGCGAACCATTATACTAACCAGTCAGACACCTTCCTTTATGTTGAAGCAAAAACCTCCGCTGGTGAAAGTGCTAGCACTGTTCTTACGGCCAGCTGGGTTGAAAATGGAGTTGAAAAATCAGCGACCATGCAGCGGTTTGTTGACCTCGGGGAATATATGTATCACTGGTTTGAGTTGCCAGTAACAGCTGTTCCTGATAGCGTCACCATCACAAGCAGCCTGGGCGGAACTGCTTCCAGCCCTGTGTCAGAGTGGCTTGGCGAAGATAAGAAAGGCAGTCCTGAAAAACATTATGTGAAGGATTTCGTTGACCACTATATGGATCCGTACGAGCTGTATGAAAGAGCTGAAAAGCTTGAAAAAGAGTTCCCGGACTTGGTGGAGATTATCGAAATGCCGAACAAAACAAATGGATACCGCCGTCTAGCTCAGGCGACAATGGGAACAACGAATAGTTCGGCTGTTGTGGTTTCCTCGAAAGCCTGGGGTCACGAAGGCGGAAATGATATTACTGTTCAGTTCAAGAATCCTCAGCAAGCTAACCATCCTTTAACTGTAGCGGCTGAGGGGAATAATTTAGTGGTTGAACTTGGAACAGACAGTTCCGGAAATGTGATAAGCACTGCCAGCCAGGTAGCTGCGGCGCTTAATGCAGAAGCAGATGAACTCGTTACTGCGAGTACATACCGCGGAAATGCCGGTTCTGGCACTGTGGAGCCAAACACTGCGCAGCTGACAGATGGCTTGAATGCACCGGATCACATTTCACGTGAACCGCAAACAGTCAAAGCAATACGGATTGGAAAACATCGTGATGGCTCCAAGCCGGGTGTTCTTGGCTATGCCCAGGAGCATGCCCGTGAGTGGGTAACGCCGCTGGTAACGATTGAAACAGCGGAACGCTTGCTAAGAAACTATGCGCATGACGGAGAAACAAAACAGCTTGTGAATAACCTTGATATCTTCCTTGTGCCGTCGGTGAATCCGGACGGAGCAACGTATAGCTTCTATGACTACAACTGGCAGCGGAAAAATATGACGAACCATTGCGGACCTGAACTTTCAGATCCAGGTGCTCGCCATGCTTGGGGAGTCGACCTGAACCGAAACCATTCTGTTGGATCCGTCTTTGATGGCTTTGTAGGTGCCACTTCTACAAATTGTACAAGCTCTGTTTATGCAGGACCTGAGGAACACTCAGAGCCTGAATCAAAGAACCTAGTCTGGCTGGCAGATCAGAATCCAAATATTAAATTTGCGATGAATATCCACAGCTATGGAGGATATTTCATGTGGTCCCCGGGCTCCTATGATCCTGACAGAGTCACACTGCCGCGACCTACTGCCGGCCAGGAAGCATTCTATTGGGCAGCATCGAATGAAATTCTGAATGATATTCAGGACCATCGCGGTACCGTCATTTTACCAAGCCGTACCGGTCCGATTCCAGATGTATTGTACTCTGCAGCTGGAAACTCAGCTGATTATCTGTGGTATGAAAAAGGGATCTACGCATGGAACTTTGAAGTGGGAGCGGACCTGTGGGATGCAGATGCGAAAAGATGGCGTTCTGTAGGGTTCCAGCCACCGTTTGAAGAGGGGCATGAGGAGGCCATGGAATTTGCGAATGGCCTGATTGGCCTGATCAAAGTCGCATACAGCCAATCCAAGGATAAGCAGCCACCATCCACAAAAGTTGTAACTGAAAACAATGCTGCTGGCCCGGTAGAGGTCACATTCGAAACAAGTGAAGCAGCAACCATTTATTATACTCTCGATGGAAGCCGCCCTAACTTTGAGTCACCACATTTACGCCTGGCCGGGACGCGTGAACCAGCCGAAACATTGACAATCGACGAAACCACCACAATCAACTGGTTTGCAGTCGATGCGGCGGGCAATATTGAGAAAAACTACAACCCATTCAGCAATTCAAACAACTTTAACTCTGTAAAAATAACAATAAAATAA
- a CDS encoding MBL fold metallo-hydrolase — protein sequence MNHYICNTCGVQYPHTAHAPETCLICADERQYIHPDGQSWTTLQQLVDSGEYENTIVQEEAGLYSLTTSPSFAIGQTAYLVQNEGFNLLWDCITYLDEKTENEIHSLGGIDAIALSHPHYYSTQVEWAERFEANIYIHENDRQWVTRHSDRIIFWSGDSLELDAGVTLQRLGGHFNGGSVLHWENDVNKQGVLLTGDIIQIVADRQWVSFMYSYPNLIPLPANKVQEMAAKVSVLNFDRLYNAFHRVIKGDAHQSVQKSAKRYIEALEGKFVNINN from the coding sequence ATGAACCATTATATATGTAACACTTGCGGTGTCCAATATCCCCATACTGCTCATGCTCCTGAAACCTGCTTAATTTGTGCTGACGAAAGACAGTATATCCATCCGGATGGGCAGTCATGGACAACGCTTCAACAGCTTGTAGATTCAGGGGAATATGAAAATACCATTGTCCAAGAAGAGGCAGGACTGTACAGCCTGACCACTTCTCCTTCGTTTGCTATTGGGCAGACAGCCTATTTAGTTCAAAATGAAGGGTTCAACCTGTTATGGGACTGCATCACCTACCTAGACGAAAAAACAGAAAATGAAATACATTCTCTAGGAGGAATCGATGCCATCGCATTATCACATCCACATTATTATTCGACACAGGTTGAATGGGCTGAACGATTCGAAGCAAATATCTATATCCACGAAAACGATCGCCAGTGGGTCACTAGGCACAGTGACAGGATCATATTCTGGTCTGGTGATTCCCTGGAGCTCGATGCGGGTGTAACATTGCAACGTTTGGGTGGTCATTTTAATGGGGGAAGTGTTTTACACTGGGAAAATGATGTCAACAAGCAAGGGGTCCTACTTACTGGTGATATTATTCAAATAGTGGCCGATCGACAATGGGTCAGTTTCATGTATAGTTATCCAAACCTTATTCCACTGCCAGCTAACAAGGTTCAGGAGATGGCAGCTAAAGTCAGCGTTCTAAATTTTGACAGACTATATAATGCATTCCATCGTGTCATTAAGGGAGATGCCCATCAGTCTGTTCAAAAATCCGCTAAGAGGTATATTGAGGCTTTGGAGGGAAAGTTCGTTAATATAAACAATTAA
- a CDS encoding cold-shock protein: MEQGTVKWFNAEKGFGFIEREGGEDVFVHFSAIQSEGFKSLDEGQKVTFDVEQGARGPQAANVQKA; the protein is encoded by the coding sequence ATGGAACAAGGTACAGTTAAATGGTTTAACGCAGAAAAAGGTTTCGGATTCATCGAGCGCGAAGGTGGAGAAGATGTATTCGTTCATTTCTCTGCAATCCAATCTGAAGGCTTCAAATCATTAGACGAAGGTCAAAAAGTTACTTTCGACGTTGAGCAAGGTGCACGTGGACCTCAAGCTGCTAACGTTCAAAAAGCTTAA
- a CDS encoding ribonuclease E inhibitor RraB has protein sequence MMKFPNDADGEALRSLFNEGISFKKPQPVEFFIAVPDKATGEKLLPVLKEEGFHGLLEQDDETDEWACSCSKKMLLNHSELKKVQEKLDKISKPYGGHSDGWGVFVE, from the coding sequence ATGATGAAATTTCCAAACGACGCGGATGGAGAAGCATTGCGCAGTTTGTTTAATGAAGGAATAAGTTTTAAAAAGCCGCAGCCAGTCGAGTTTTTTATAGCTGTGCCGGATAAGGCAACTGGCGAGAAGCTTCTGCCAGTATTGAAGGAAGAAGGCTTTCATGGCTTACTCGAGCAGGATGATGAGACAGATGAGTGGGCTTGCAGTTGCTCGAAAAAGATGCTCCTTAACCATAGCGAATTAAAAAAAGTGCAGGAAAAGCTGGATAAAATAAGCAAGCCTTACGGCGGCCATTCTGATGGCTGGGGCGTATTTGTAGAATAA
- a CDS encoding M48 family metallopeptidase encodes MLHTFLGETIGYDVIFKNRKTIGIYMDLYGHVEVHAPKGTSDANVLQILEGQWDLILQRAKEMKDRASAGREKEYGSGGQFLYLGRLYHILISQDADIEKDNAVFEADKLHVYVKEQNEESIKQALKRFYYQQCKALVEKRVKFHQTEFKIKPRSIRITDSKTNWGTCDSMRNLTFNWKLSMAPMEVIDYVVVHEMCHMVHMNHDRSFWRLVGKTMPEYEQYERWLAVSGWRMEV; translated from the coding sequence ATGCTTCATACTTTTTTAGGTGAAACAATCGGGTATGATGTGATTTTTAAAAATCGGAAAACAATCGGCATTTATATGGATCTGTACGGCCATGTCGAAGTCCACGCTCCTAAGGGGACCTCAGATGCAAATGTGCTTCAAATCCTAGAAGGCCAATGGGACTTGATCCTGCAAAGGGCGAAGGAAATGAAAGACCGGGCCTCAGCCGGCAGGGAAAAAGAATACGGATCAGGCGGACAATTTCTATACTTGGGCAGGCTCTATCACATTCTGATTTCCCAGGATGCAGATATCGAAAAAGACAATGCCGTGTTCGAGGCAGACAAGCTCCATGTATACGTGAAAGAGCAAAATGAAGAGAGCATCAAACAGGCTCTAAAGCGATTTTACTATCAGCAGTGCAAGGCATTAGTCGAAAAACGGGTTAAATTTCATCAAACTGAATTCAAAATAAAGCCGCGCTCGATTAGAATCACGGACAGTAAGACGAACTGGGGAACGTGTGATTCCATGAGGAATTTGACATTCAATTGGAAGCTGTCCATGGCACCAATGGAAGTGATTGATTATGTTGTCGTCCATGAAATGTGCCATATGGTCCATATGAATCACGACCGTTCATTTTGGCGGCTTGTCGGAAAAACCATGCCTGAATATGAACAGTATGAGCGCTGGCTCGCTGTGTCGGGGTGGAGGATGGAGGTTTAG
- a CDS encoding GNAT family N-acetyltransferase, with protein MIVFETERLKVRWLEVSDQEFIIKLLNEPGWLKYIGDKGIRSLGDAKKYILTGPRKVYERVGFGLFMVELKESQLPVGLCGLIKRDGLEDVDIGYAFLAEHQSKGYAFESANGTLEYARKLGLDRIVAITTKDNASSSKLLEKLGMSFEGYVTLPQGDEELKLYAINIAK; from the coding sequence TTGATAGTATTCGAAACCGAACGTTTGAAAGTCCGCTGGCTGGAAGTTAGTGATCAAGAGTTTATCATTAAGTTGCTGAATGAACCAGGATGGCTAAAATATATTGGAGATAAAGGCATTCGGTCGCTTGGGGATGCTAAGAAATATATTTTGACCGGGCCAAGAAAAGTGTATGAACGAGTGGGGTTCGGGCTTTTTATGGTTGAACTAAAAGAGAGCCAACTGCCGGTTGGTTTATGCGGTTTGATTAAACGCGATGGACTGGAGGATGTCGATATTGGATATGCCTTTCTTGCCGAACATCAATCAAAAGGATATGCCTTTGAATCAGCAAACGGAACATTGGAATATGCCCGTAAACTAGGTTTGGATCGGATCGTTGCAATTACAACCAAAGACAATGCTTCCTCCTCAAAACTCCTTGAAAAGCTTGGTATGAGTTTTGAAGGATACGTGACTCTTCCTCAAGGCGATGAGGAGCTTAAGCTTTACGCCATTAACATAGCAAAATAA
- a CDS encoding CarD family transcriptional regulator: MEVDYLFQIDDNIVYPMHGVGIIKAIEEKEISGKKQQYYVIKMLIGNMQVMIPAGKILSSNIRPVTDIIALKHIINIFHHGETDRLLPWKQRYKVNTDKIKTGKIQECTEVVRDLMRMKKEKALNTSEKTMLDNAHKFLISELELIKGITENQIKSFC; the protein is encoded by the coding sequence ATGGAGGTGGATTATTTGTTCCAAATTGACGATAACATTGTTTATCCAATGCACGGAGTAGGTATTATAAAAGCCATAGAAGAAAAGGAAATATCAGGGAAAAAACAACAATATTATGTCATAAAAATGTTAATCGGTAATATGCAAGTCATGATTCCTGCGGGTAAAATATTGAGTTCAAATATACGACCTGTTACTGACATAATTGCATTAAAACACATCATAAACATTTTTCATCATGGAGAAACTGATAGATTACTGCCGTGGAAACAAAGGTATAAAGTGAACACGGACAAAATAAAAACAGGTAAAATACAAGAATGTACTGAAGTTGTACGTGATTTAATGCGTATGAAGAAAGAAAAAGCACTTAATACAAGCGAAAAAACAATGTTAGATAACGCACATAAATTTTTGATTAGTGAACTGGAATTAATTAAAGGGATTACTGAAAATCAAATAAAAAGTTTCTGTTAA
- a CDS encoding helix-turn-helix domain-containing protein has protein sequence MIGVRLKEIRKEKKMTLKELAEGAGVSISFLSQVERGKSSVTLESLRKISEVLGVNPSIFFSSNTEPVSEPSFHYQDLTQQVPNPDFHPILVTLPANQSDGQPFSHSGHEFVYVIEGTLTLQVGTKMIELQQGESWFFSASETHYWYNHTDQTIRFLVVSSR, from the coding sequence ATGATCGGTGTACGACTGAAAGAAATCCGTAAAGAGAAGAAAATGACCTTGAAGGAACTTGCAGAAGGGGCCGGTGTGTCCATCAGCTTTTTATCACAGGTAGAGCGTGGAAAGTCCAGTGTCACATTAGAATCACTGCGGAAAATATCAGAAGTTCTTGGCGTCAATCCAAGTATCTTTTTTTCCAGTAATACTGAGCCTGTGAGTGAACCTTCATTTCATTATCAAGACCTAACACAGCAAGTCCCAAACCCAGACTTTCATCCCATACTCGTCACTCTCCCCGCAAACCAAAGCGACGGACAACCTTTTTCACATAGCGGCCATGAATTCGTCTATGTAATAGAAGGAACTTTAACGCTGCAAGTAGGCACCAAAATGATTGAACTCCAACAAGGAGAATCCTGGTTCTTTTCCGCCAGCGAAACACATTATTGGTACAACCATACAGATCAGACGATCAGATTCCTCGTCGTCTCATCCAGATAA